A window of Komagataeibacter medellinensis NBRC 3288 contains these coding sequences:
- a CDS encoding cellulose biosynthesis protein BcsC, which produces MELETREYTAQTGRIIKAAQSGRLLLNQGYYWLGQHNLPKARETIQRALSIEPDNNEAIFLLGRAQMAEGQPKLASATLNRLIHNGGAAGLVSDLKAQIEAGPVDPKALAEARALVASGKMMPAMFKYKALFKNGDPPPDLAMEYYRVLGATILGYQEARTKLAAWVARNPRDLDAKLMLDRILTYRASSRDEGLEGLRQLTRSHASAGIRDGAMAAWRDVLLWEPITGPTIPLYNEWLGMHPDDKEIIDRLHKAQETQNTIDAANYRQHGYELLAGRNLEGAAAEFHRALAINAHDADSLGGLGLVAQGRQQAALARQYFQQAMEMDPDSAPHWRAAIKAMESGGGGMDPLVARIIQAINSGRYDAAQTDLAQLAHRGNTVTLMSLKGMLERRQGHLAEAEHLYREILRRVPGNADALFNLGGILIETGREPEAQDIIVRLHHVRPDLARHLEVADLSAQSDRTRNNNEKLQLLNRALAMAPADPWVRLKLAHALDEAGNHAQAQAVMDGVTSGRSVTAEDLQAAIIYAMGRHDLARAEQLMARMPAGSQSPGIARVAEQIELARRIQELNRAPRAPNALLMALADRPDPTGERGMRIANALLDRHAPQDAQQVLAEEERLTQPPQPSQLLAYAGVYLRLHSSIDATRCLNGFDAIAQVRPADITADQREIRNQIAIGLAIMTADGFDRYGQTAQAYQVLAPVLQAHPDSVEAHLAMGRVYQTRNLARRALEEDQVALRLKPHNIYALAAAARDAGGLHQMAAAKAYSTQLAQEDPDGPMSWEVRSDIERIEGNTRLQLVDVEHARHAQCTLDGEGICAEPQHESFLPDYRWPEIDSNYINLHGATLPASYHYIPEDDGPEAMDRQIVYLRDSVSPQIDANTFVRSRTGIAGLGQLTEFAVPITGTLPFESWEHRLSFSVIPTFLFTGNPLGNSYSEHEYGTDAVNKPMPGYAHHNYMQGVGLSLNYVNHWFAADVGSSPLGFPITNVVGGVEFSPRLTRNLGLRISGGRRMVTDSELSYAGERDPGTGKLWGGVTRMFGHGALEWSEPTWNVYAGGGFAYLGGTHVIGNTEAEASAGGSATVWQMHDRQWLRVGLDLMYFGYKRDTYFFTWGQGGYFSPQQYYGAMVPVEWSGHNKRWTWFLRGEAGFQHYHSNGAPYYPKDSNLQALSVADQPDYYGDEGASGLAGNVHGRIVYQFTHRLRVGMEGGYSRAGNWSETSGMWMAHYAFDGQ; this is translated from the coding sequence ATGGAACTGGAAACCCGTGAATACACTGCACAGACAGGCCGCATAATCAAGGCGGCCCAGAGCGGCCGGTTACTGCTGAACCAGGGCTATTACTGGCTTGGGCAGCACAACCTGCCCAAGGCGCGCGAGACGATCCAGCGCGCGCTTTCGATCGAGCCGGACAACAATGAAGCCATTTTCCTACTGGGCCGAGCACAGATGGCTGAGGGTCAGCCCAAGCTGGCTTCTGCTACACTTAACCGACTGATCCACAATGGCGGTGCGGCGGGACTGGTGTCTGACCTCAAGGCCCAGATAGAGGCCGGACCGGTGGACCCCAAGGCCCTGGCGGAAGCTCGTGCCCTTGTGGCTTCGGGCAAGATGATGCCCGCGATGTTCAAGTACAAGGCCCTGTTCAAGAACGGCGACCCGCCACCAGACCTGGCCATGGAGTATTACCGCGTGCTGGGAGCCACCATTCTTGGCTATCAGGAAGCGCGCACCAAGCTTGCCGCATGGGTGGCGCGCAACCCGCGCGATCTGGATGCGAAGCTGATGCTTGACCGGATTCTGACCTATCGCGCCTCCTCGCGTGACGAGGGGCTGGAGGGGTTGCGTCAGCTTACCCGCTCCCATGCTTCCGCCGGGATACGGGATGGGGCCATGGCCGCCTGGCGTGACGTGCTGCTGTGGGAGCCGATTACCGGCCCTACCATCCCGCTCTATAACGAGTGGCTTGGCATGCACCCGGACGACAAGGAAATCATTGATCGCCTGCACAAGGCGCAGGAAACGCAGAACACCATTGATGCCGCCAATTACCGCCAGCATGGCTACGAATTGCTGGCAGGCAGGAACCTGGAAGGTGCGGCTGCGGAGTTCCATCGTGCCCTGGCCATCAATGCGCATGATGCGGATTCGCTTGGTGGGCTGGGACTTGTGGCGCAGGGCCGCCAGCAGGCAGCTCTGGCCCGGCAGTATTTCCAGCAGGCCATGGAGATGGACCCGGATTCCGCTCCTCACTGGCGCGCAGCCATCAAGGCGATGGAAAGCGGTGGTGGTGGCATGGACCCGCTGGTGGCACGTATCATACAGGCCATTAATTCCGGGCGGTACGATGCGGCACAGACGGACCTTGCGCAACTGGCTCACAGGGGCAATACGGTTACACTCATGTCCCTGAAGGGCATGCTGGAGCGCAGGCAGGGCCATCTGGCCGAAGCCGAGCACCTTTATCGTGAAATCCTGCGCCGCGTACCGGGCAATGCCGATGCCCTGTTCAACCTGGGCGGCATACTGATCGAAACCGGCCGGGAGCCCGAGGCGCAGGATATTATCGTGCGGCTGCACCATGTGCGTCCCGACCTTGCGCGCCATCTGGAAGTAGCCGATCTTTCGGCTCAGTCGGACCGGACTCGCAATAATAACGAAAAACTCCAACTGCTGAACCGCGCCCTGGCCATGGCACCTGCGGATCCGTGGGTCCGGCTCAAGCTGGCGCATGCGCTGGATGAAGCAGGTAATCATGCACAGGCCCAGGCCGTCATGGATGGTGTGACCAGTGGGCGCTCCGTTACGGCCGAGGACCTGCAGGCCGCGATCATCTATGCCATGGGCCGCCATGACCTAGCCCGTGCCGAACAACTCATGGCACGTATGCCAGCGGGTAGCCAGAGCCCCGGAATAGCGCGCGTGGCCGAACAGATTGAACTGGCCCGGCGCATACAGGAACTCAACCGCGCACCGCGCGCGCCCAATGCGTTGCTGATGGCGCTGGCTGACCGGCCCGATCCTACGGGTGAGCGCGGCATGCGTATTGCCAATGCGCTGCTTGACCGCCATGCCCCGCAGGATGCACAGCAGGTACTGGCAGAGGAGGAGCGGCTGACCCAGCCGCCCCAGCCCTCCCAGCTTCTGGCCTATGCGGGTGTCTACCTGCGGTTGCATTCCTCCATTGATGCCACGCGCTGCCTTAATGGCTTTGATGCCATTGCCCAGGTCCGGCCTGCCGATATAACGGCGGACCAGCGTGAGATCCGTAACCAGATCGCAATCGGTCTTGCGATCATGACAGCAGATGGGTTTGACCGTTATGGCCAGACCGCACAAGCCTATCAGGTGCTGGCGCCAGTGCTGCAGGCGCATCCGGATTCGGTTGAGGCGCATCTGGCCATGGGGCGTGTCTACCAGACCCGCAACCTGGCCCGGCGCGCGCTGGAAGAAGACCAGGTTGCCCTGCGCCTCAAGCCGCACAACATATATGCCCTTGCCGCAGCCGCGCGCGATGCGGGTGGGCTGCACCAGATGGCAGCGGCCAAGGCCTATTCCACCCAACTGGCGCAGGAAGATCCTGACGGCCCGATGAGCTGGGAAGTCCGTTCCGATATCGAGCGGATCGAGGGCAATACCCGCCTGCAACTGGTTGATGTGGAACATGCGCGCCACGCGCAGTGCACGCTTGATGGCGAAGGCATCTGCGCAGAGCCGCAGCATGAAAGCTTTCTGCCCGATTATCGCTGGCCCGAGATTGACAGCAACTATATCAACCTGCACGGCGCGACCCTTCCCGCGAGCTATCACTACATTCCCGAAGACGACGGGCCGGAGGCCATGGATCGCCAGATCGTCTACCTGCGCGATTCCGTCTCACCCCAGATCGATGCCAATACTTTCGTACGCAGCAGGACGGGCATTGCGGGGCTAGGGCAGCTTACGGAGTTCGCCGTTCCGATTACGGGCACGTTGCCGTTTGAATCGTGGGAGCACAGGCTGTCCTTTTCAGTCATTCCTACGTTCCTGTTCACGGGTAACCCGCTGGGCAATTCCTATTCGGAGCATGAATACGGCACCGATGCCGTCAATAAGCCGATGCCCGGTTACGCGCACCATAATTATATGCAGGGCGTGGGGCTGAGCCTGAATTATGTCAATCACTGGTTTGCAGCTGATGTAGGGTCCTCACCGCTTGGTTTCCCCATTACCAATGTGGTGGGCGGGGTAGAGTTCTCGCCCCGTCTGACCCGCAACCTTGGCCTGCGCATCAGCGGTGGTCGCCGCATGGTGACCGATAGCGAACTGTCTTATGCCGGTGAGCGTGACCCCGGCACGGGCAAGTTGTGGGGTGGGGTAACGCGCATGTTCGGCCATGGCGCGCTTGAATGGTCCGAGCCAACATGGAACGTGTACGCAGGCGGTGGCTTTGCCTATCTTGGCGGCACGCATGTCATTGGCAATACCGAAGCAGAAGCCAGTGCGGGTGGCAGTGCCACGGTGTGGCAGATGCATGACCGACAGTGGTTGCGGGTTGGGCTTGACCTCATGTATTTTGGCTACAAGCGCGATACTTACTTCTTTACATGGGGGCAGGGCGGTTACTTCTCTCCGCAGCAGTATTATGGTGCTATGGTGCCGGTCGAATGGTCGGGTCATAACAAGCGGTGGACGTGGTTCCTGCGGGGGGAGGCGGGATTTCAGCATTATCATAGTAATGGTGCCCCGTACTACCCTAAAGATTCTAATCTTCAGGCGCTTTCTGTTGCAGATCAGCCGGATTATTATGGTGATGAGGGTGCAAGCGGCCTTGCGGGCAATGTGCACGGTCGTATTGTTTACCAGTTTACCCATCGCCTGCGTGTGGGGATGGAGGGCGGCTATAGCCGCGCAGGCAACTGGTCTGAAACCAGCGGCATGTGGATGGCTCACTATGCTTTTGATGGTCAGTAA